In one Xiphophorus couchianus chromosome 17, X_couchianus-1.0, whole genome shotgun sequence genomic region, the following are encoded:
- the socs2 gene encoding suppressor of cytokine signaling 2, translating into MTCQSSESQEAIEDARGADDGARTEESDENRVASALKELRKTGWYWGGLTANEAKEILQDSSEGSFLLRDSSQRDFLFTISTMTSAGPTNLRIEFRHGKFKLDSVVLVKPKLKQFDSVVHLVEHYVQLSRTGGRTAPAPPGPNGTVQLLLIRPVYTAVPSLQHLCRISINRSARRVQDLPIPNRLKDYLTDYVYNV; encoded by the exons ATGACCTGCCAGTCCTCCGAATCCCAGGAAGCCATTGAGGACGCCAGAGGAGCCGACGACGGCGCCAGGACCGAGGAGTCGGACGAGAACCGCGTCGCCTCGGCCCTGAAGGAGCTCAGGAAGACAG GTTGGTACTGGGGAGGCCTGACGGCCAACGAGGCCAAAGAGATCCTGCAGGACTCGTCGGAGGGCAGCTTCCTGCTGCGGGACAGCTCCCAGAGGGACTTCCTGTTCACCATCTCCACCATGACGTCCGCCGGCCCCACCAACCTGCGCATCGAGTTCCGGCACGGGAAGTTCAAACTGGACTCAGTGGTTCTGGTGAAGCCTAAGCTGAAGCAGTTCGACAGTGTGGTCCACCTGGTGGAGCACTACGTCCAGCTGTCCCGGACCGGCGGCCGCACCGCGCCGGCGCCCCCGGGCCCCAACGGCACCGTGCAGCTGCTCCTCATCAGGCCCGTGTACACCGCCGTCCCGTCGCTGCAGCACCTGTGTCGGATCAGCATCAACCGGTCGGCCCGGCGGGTCCAGGACCTGCCCATCCCCAACCGACTGAAGGACTACCTGACGGACTACGTCTACAACGTCTAG